A single Brevundimonas sp. M20 DNA region contains:
- a CDS encoding serine hydrolase, producing MRAGWQRAAVVVAVAMTLGAGQAAARQAASAPAPAAQVEILSSAQQAEIDRYVLAEMERQRVPGLAVGIYLQGRPVLMKGYGLADVEWAAPMGPDTRMQTGSLGKQFVATAIMKLAEEGKVALDAPLSRYFPEATASWDGVTVAHLLSHTSGIGSYDNPELIGPGGPFDIRRDYSEGELATAIAALPNAFEAGSQWSYNNANYVLLGILIHRVTGQPYGDYLREVFFAPLGMSATRVISDTDVIPRRASGYEMHAGRLRNQAWVSPTFNSTADGTIYTTVEDMGRWERALVEGGLVSPASLATMWTVQPLADGTPNPGRYGFGWKIDTMRGTRRIMHNGSWQGFTSSMTRYPDRGVTVVVFANLDTSGNPALIARIVAGLVDPTLMPGPAPALPDDAARARKVRTFLAKAADGDDLKAEFVEGSPYEHSPELAQELQGSLPAGWREAPMILVQDLTRPDGSGRYGYRVGPEGNTRLLTVALAPSGRVQGFGVGPDPDNR from the coding sequence ATGCGAGCGGGTTGGCAGAGGGCGGCGGTGGTGGTCGCGGTGGCGATGACGCTGGGGGCGGGACAGGCGGCGGCCCGGCAGGCGGCTTCCGCCCCCGCTCCGGCGGCGCAGGTGGAGATCCTGAGCAGCGCGCAGCAGGCCGAGATCGACCGCTATGTGCTGGCCGAGATGGAGCGGCAGCGGGTTCCGGGGCTGGCGGTGGGGATCTATCTGCAGGGGCGGCCGGTGCTGATGAAGGGCTACGGGCTGGCCGATGTGGAGTGGGCCGCGCCGATGGGGCCGGACACGCGGATGCAGACCGGCTCGCTGGGCAAGCAGTTCGTGGCGACGGCGATCATGAAGCTGGCCGAGGAGGGCAAGGTGGCGCTGGACGCGCCGCTGAGCCGTTACTTCCCCGAGGCGACGGCCAGCTGGGACGGGGTCACTGTGGCGCACCTGCTGTCGCATACCTCGGGCATCGGCTCGTATGACAATCCCGAGCTGATCGGGCCGGGCGGGCCGTTCGACATCCGCCGGGACTACTCCGAGGGCGAGCTGGCGACGGCGATCGCGGCCCTGCCGAACGCATTCGAGGCGGGGAGCCAGTGGAGTTACAACAACGCCAACTATGTGCTGCTGGGCATACTGATCCACCGGGTGACGGGGCAGCCCTACGGCGACTATCTGCGCGAGGTGTTCTTCGCCCCGTTGGGGATGAGCGCGACGCGGGTGATCTCGGACACGGACGTGATCCCGCGCCGGGCCTCGGGCTATGAGATGCACGCCGGACGGCTGAGGAACCAGGCCTGGGTGTCGCCGACCTTCAACTCGACCGCCGACGGAACGATCTACACCACGGTCGAGGACATGGGCCGGTGGGAGCGGGCGCTGGTCGAGGGCGGACTGGTGTCGCCGGCCTCGCTGGCGACAATGTGGACCGTCCAGCCTCTGGCGGACGGGACGCCGAACCCCGGACGGTACGGCTTCGGCTGGAAGATCGACACGATGCGCGGCACGCGCCGGATCATGCACAACGGGTCCTGGCAGGGCTTCACCAGCAGCATGACGCGCTATCCGGACCGGGGCGTCACGGTGGTGGTGTTCGCCAATCTGGACACTTCGGGAAACCCGGCGCTGATCGCGCGGATCGTGGCGGGACTGGTCGATCCCACGCTGATGCCCGGACCGGCCCCGGCCCTGCCAGACGACGCGGCGCGGGCGCGGAAGGTGCGGACCTTCCTGGCGAAGGCGGCGGACGGCGACGATCTGAAGGCGGAATTCGTCGAGGGCAGCCCCTACGAGCACAGCCCCGAACTGGCGCAGGAGCTGCAAGGCTCCCTGCCCGCCGGCTGGCGCGAGGCGCCGATGATCCTCGTGCAGGACCTGACCCGGCCGGACGGCAGCGGACGATACGGCTATCGCGTCGGGCCGGAGGGGAACACCCGCCTGCTGACCGTAGCGCTGGCGCCGTCGGGGCGGGTTCAGGGCTTCGGCGTCGGGCCGGACCCGGACAACCGCTAG
- a CDS encoding terminase large subunit domain-containing protein: protein MERLSQAELAREAWAELAHEGQRAPSGDWRTWVFLGGRGAGKTRAGAEWVWETALRLGEGGRIALVAPTLNDARAVMIEGPSGLLNLPYWSGATYEPSRRRLRFPGGAVGLVFSAEEPQRLRGPQFHAAWGDEVCAWFYGEETLAMLRLGLRLPWPVRASDSLWGRGPSAPSGTSRPDAAIMLGRGQKAPPSRPDASWRVAQADPDEPNRAQAASDRVASGSAPKLVLTTTPKPGRLMRGVLAEAGCVRTHAGTKANAAHLAPGFLTAMEDLYGGTRRAAQELEGKLLEAEGALFRLEDIERAKGLGEEWVARSRPHPSAAPTPSPNGEGERLERIVVAVDPPAGTLTGRPRDACGIVVAGVVGRRFVVLEDRTAAGLSPDGWAGRVKAAVDDWRPVDPNTRVVLETNQGGAMGESVLRNCGLTAPVRRVHATTGKVTRAEPVAALYEHGRVAHAAGLEALEEELLGLGADDAGGRSPDRADALVWAITELSRPRWEGPRLTQL from the coding sequence TTGGAGCGGTTGTCTCAGGCGGAACTGGCTCGCGAGGCGTGGGCCGAGCTGGCGCATGAAGGCCAGCGGGCGCCGTCGGGCGACTGGCGGACCTGGGTGTTTCTGGGCGGGCGGGGCGCGGGGAAGACGCGGGCCGGGGCGGAATGGGTGTGGGAGACAGCGCTGCGGCTGGGCGAGGGCGGGCGGATCGCGCTGGTGGCGCCGACGCTGAATGACGCGCGGGCGGTGATGATCGAGGGGCCGTCGGGGCTGCTGAACCTGCCGTACTGGTCGGGGGCGACCTACGAGCCGTCGCGGCGGCGGCTGCGGTTTCCCGGCGGGGCGGTGGGGCTGGTCTTCTCGGCCGAGGAGCCGCAGCGGCTGAGAGGGCCGCAGTTCCACGCGGCCTGGGGGGATGAGGTGTGTGCGTGGTTTTATGGGGAGGAGACGCTCGCCATGTTGAGATTGGGGCTCAGACTGCCCTGGCCAGTGCGGGCGAGCGATTCCTTGTGGGGCCGCGGACCGTCGGCCCCTTCGGGGACCTCCCGACCCGACGCGGCCATTATGCTGGGCCGCGGTCAGAAGGCTCCGCCTTCTCGACCCGACGCGTCCTGGCGCGTTGCGCAGGCTGATCCCGACGAGCCGAACCGCGCTCAAGCAGCGAGCGACCGCGTTGCGAGCGGTAGCGCCCCAAAACTTGTCCTCACCACCACGCCCAAGCCGGGGCGGCTGATGCGCGGGGTGCTGGCGGAGGCGGGGTGCGTCAGGACACATGCGGGGACGAAGGCCAATGCGGCGCATCTGGCGCCGGGGTTCCTGACGGCGATGGAGGATCTGTACGGCGGGACGCGACGGGCGGCGCAGGAGCTGGAGGGGAAGCTGCTGGAGGCCGAGGGGGCGCTGTTCCGGCTGGAGGACATCGAGCGGGCGAAGGGGTTGGGCGAGGAATGGGTGGCGCGGAGCCGCCCCCACCCGTCGGCTGCGCCGACACCCTCCCCGAACGGGGAGGGAGAACGGCTGGAGCGCATCGTTGTCGCCGTCGATCCGCCGGCGGGGACGTTGACGGGGCGGCCTCGCGACGCGTGCGGGATCGTGGTGGCCGGGGTGGTCGGGCGGCGGTTCGTGGTGCTGGAGGACCGGACGGCGGCGGGGCTGTCGCCCGACGGCTGGGCCGGGCGGGTGAAGGCGGCGGTGGACGACTGGCGCCCCGTCGACCCGAACACGCGCGTGGTGCTGGAGACCAATCAGGGCGGGGCGATGGGGGAGTCCGTGCTGCGCAACTGCGGCCTGACGGCGCCGGTGCGGCGGGTGCATGCGACGACCGGCAAGGTGACGCGGGCCGAGCCGGTGGCGGCGCTGTACGAACACGGGCGGGTGGCGCATGCGGCGGGGCTGGAGGCGCTGGAGGAGGAGCTGCTGGGGCTGGGCGCGGACGACGCCGGCGGGCGCTCGCCGGACCGGGCCGATGCGCTGGTCTGGGCGATCACCGAGCTGTCGCGGCCCCGGTGGGAGGGGCCCCGGCTGACGCAGCTGTAA
- the groL gene encoding chaperonin GroEL (60 kDa chaperone family; promotes refolding of misfolded polypeptides especially under stressful conditions; forms two stacked rings of heptamers to form a barrel-shaped 14mer; ends can be capped by GroES; misfolded proteins enter the barrel where they are refolded when GroES binds), with amino-acid sequence MAAKIVQFNTDARDKMLRGVNVLANAVKVTLGPKGRNVVIQKSFGAPRSTKDGVSVAKEIELEDAFENMGAQMIREVASKTNDKAGDGTTTATVLAQAIVQEGLKAVAAGMNPMDLKRGIDKAVTAVLAEVKASSKKVTSNDEIAQVGTISANGDAEVGGLIAEAMAKVGNDGVITVEEAKTAETTVDIVEGMQFDRGYLSPYFITNADKMEAQLEEPLILLHEKKLSSLQAMLPILEAVVQSGRPLIIIAEDIEGEALATLVVNKLRGGLRVAAVKAPGFGDRRKAMLEDIAILTGGQVISEDLGIKLENVTLDMLGRAKKVTITKDDTTIVEGVGEKADIEGRVAQIKAQIEATTSDYDKEKLQERLAKLAGGVAVLRVGGSTEVEVKEKKDRVDDALNATRAAADEGIVPGGGIALLKASKILADVKGDNADQTAGIAIIRRALQAPIRQISENAGVEGSIVVGKVLESTDASFGFNAQTEEYGDLVKMGVIDPAKVVRTALQDAASVAGILITTEAAVADAPKKGGAGAPDMGGGMGGMGGMDF; translated from the coding sequence ATGGCCGCCAAGATCGTACAGTTCAACACCGACGCCCGTGACAAGATGCTGCGCGGCGTCAACGTGCTCGCCAACGCCGTGAAGGTCACGCTGGGGCCGAAGGGCCGCAATGTGGTGATCCAGAAGTCGTTCGGCGCCCCGCGCTCGACCAAGGACGGCGTTTCGGTCGCCAAGGAAATCGAGCTGGAAGACGCCTTCGAGAACATGGGCGCCCAGATGATCCGCGAAGTCGCTTCGAAGACGAACGACAAGGCGGGCGACGGCACCACCACCGCGACCGTCCTGGCCCAGGCCATCGTGCAGGAAGGCCTCAAGGCCGTCGCCGCCGGCATGAACCCGATGGACCTGAAGCGCGGCATCGACAAGGCGGTCACCGCCGTCCTGGCCGAGGTCAAGGCCAGCTCCAAGAAGGTCACCTCCAACGACGAGATCGCCCAGGTCGGCACCATCTCGGCCAACGGCGACGCCGAAGTCGGCGGCCTGATCGCCGAAGCCATGGCCAAGGTCGGCAACGACGGCGTCATCACCGTCGAGGAAGCCAAGACCGCCGAAACCACCGTCGACATCGTCGAGGGCATGCAGTTCGACCGCGGCTACCTGAGCCCCTACTTCATCACCAACGCCGACAAGATGGAGGCCCAGCTCGAGGAGCCGCTCATCCTGCTCCACGAGAAGAAGCTGTCCTCCCTGCAGGCCATGCTCCCGATCCTGGAAGCCGTGGTCCAGTCGGGTCGCCCGCTGATCATCATCGCCGAGGACATCGAGGGCGAGGCCCTGGCCACCCTGGTGGTCAACAAGCTGCGCGGCGGCCTGCGCGTCGCCGCGGTCAAGGCCCCGGGCTTCGGCGACCGCCGCAAGGCCATGCTGGAAGACATCGCCATCCTGACCGGCGGCCAGGTCATCTCGGAAGACCTGGGCATCAAGCTGGAGAACGTGACCCTGGACATGCTGGGCCGCGCCAAGAAGGTCACCATCACCAAGGACGACACCACCATCGTGGAAGGCGTCGGCGAGAAGGCGGACATCGAAGGCCGCGTCGCCCAGATCAAGGCCCAGATCGAAGCCACGACCTCGGACTACGACAAGGAGAAGCTGCAGGAACGTCTGGCCAAGCTGGCCGGCGGCGTCGCCGTCCTGCGCGTCGGCGGCTCGACCGAGGTCGAGGTGAAGGAGAAGAAGGACCGCGTCGACGACGCCCTGAACGCCACCCGCGCCGCGGCTGACGAAGGCATCGTCCCGGGCGGCGGCATCGCCCTGCTGAAGGCCTCCAAGATCCTGGCCGACGTCAAGGGTGACAACGCCGACCAGACCGCCGGCATCGCCATCATCCGTCGCGCCCTGCAGGCTCCGATCCGTCAGATCTCGGAAAACGCGGGCGTCGAGGGTTCGATCGTCGTCGGCAAGGTGCTGGAGTCCACGGACGCTTCGTTCGGCTTCAACGCCCAGACCGAAGAGTACGGCGACCTGGTCAAGATGGGCGTCATCGACCCCGCCAAGGTGGTCCGCACCGCCCTGCAGGACGCCGCCTCCGTGGCCGGCATCCTGATCACCACCGAAGCCGCCGTCGCCGACGCCCCCAAGAAGGGCGGCGCCGGCGCCCCCGACATGGGCGGCGGCATGGGCGGCATGGGCGGGATGGACTTCTAA
- the groES gene encoding co-chaperone GroES: MAFRPLGDRVLVKRVEEESKTKGGIIIPDTAKEKPQEGEVVAVGAGVRDDSGVVQALELKAGDRILFGKWSGTEIKIDGEDLIIMKESDVLGVLS, encoded by the coding sequence ATGGCGTTTCGTCCGCTCGGCGACCGCGTGCTCGTGAAGCGCGTTGAAGAAGAATCCAAGACCAAGGGTGGCATCATCATCCCCGACACCGCCAAGGAAAAGCCGCAGGAAGGCGAAGTCGTCGCCGTCGGCGCCGGCGTCCGTGACGACAGCGGCGTTGTCCAGGCTCTGGAACTGAAGGCCGGCGACCGCATCCTGTTCGGCAAATGGTCGGGCACCGAGATCAAGATCGATGGCGAAGACCTGATCATCATGAAGGAATCGGACGTGCTGGGCGTGCTCTCGTAA
- a CDS encoding tetratricopeptide repeat protein, with the protein MKRLLAIIMLSTASGLALTLAAAPAAAQVVQQPPPPPPPPPPPPPPPPPPPAVAPPADVRISAATEVDPISAILRRETDAGAAAEALVALGVERYGAGDADGAVVALKAAVEVVETRLGPDSKVAAHPLAVRARLKLETGDYVGALADIERALALLGEAGADPLEAATLSYDRARALDALGRNEETEASARTSLELRRAHLGEVHEKTADSLNLVANALTAQGRHAEADPLYRQVLGMYEVLYGPDDFHVAIVLSNLGNSLRRTGRAHQAEPLYVRAVDIAEKANDPVLLAQCLTNYGWYLHVTKQGERAEAPFRRALELALDIVGPDHPFTGNARANLGYALSDQGRWTEAEAPFREGLAVYEAGVGADSPDLLDTLTGYAAVLDRLGRAPEAEAQYQRARAIAAAHLPPAHATALSGAEQYAGFLINRARSDEALVLVRGGLSDLLGQQARGRDWRTRVRGARPLFARQVEAAWTLAAASD; encoded by the coding sequence ATGAAACGGCTGCTGGCGATCATCATGCTATCGACCGCTTCAGGACTGGCGCTGACGCTGGCCGCCGCCCCCGCCGCGGCGCAGGTGGTTCAACAGCCTCCACCGCCTCCGCCACCGCCGCCGCCGCCGCCTCCACCGCCTCCACCGCCTCCCGCGGTCGCCCCACCGGCCGATGTCCGTATCTCCGCGGCGACCGAAGTCGATCCCATCAGCGCCATCCTGCGGCGCGAAACTGATGCCGGAGCCGCCGCCGAAGCCTTGGTCGCGCTGGGGGTCGAACGCTACGGAGCCGGTGACGCCGACGGCGCGGTGGTCGCGTTGAAAGCGGCGGTCGAGGTGGTCGAGACCCGGCTGGGGCCGGATTCGAAGGTTGCGGCCCACCCGCTGGCTGTACGGGCGAGGCTGAAGCTGGAGACCGGCGACTATGTCGGCGCCCTGGCCGACATCGAACGCGCCCTGGCCCTGCTGGGCGAAGCGGGCGCCGACCCGCTGGAGGCGGCGACCCTTAGCTATGACCGCGCCCGCGCCCTGGACGCCCTCGGCCGCAACGAGGAAACCGAGGCCTCGGCGCGCACCAGTCTGGAGCTTCGCCGCGCCCATCTTGGCGAGGTGCACGAGAAGACCGCCGACAGCCTGAATCTTGTCGCCAACGCCCTGACCGCGCAGGGACGCCATGCCGAGGCCGATCCGCTGTACCGGCAGGTGCTGGGCATGTATGAAGTACTGTACGGACCGGACGACTTCCACGTCGCCATTGTTCTGTCGAACCTGGGCAACTCCCTGCGCCGCACCGGGCGGGCGCATCAGGCGGAGCCCCTGTATGTCCGCGCCGTGGACATCGCGGAGAAGGCGAACGATCCGGTCCTGCTGGCCCAGTGTCTGACCAACTACGGCTGGTATCTGCATGTGACCAAACAGGGCGAACGCGCCGAGGCGCCGTTCCGACGGGCGCTCGAGCTGGCGCTGGACATCGTCGGGCCGGACCATCCCTTCACCGGCAACGCCCGCGCCAATCTCGGCTACGCCCTGTCCGATCAGGGCCGCTGGACCGAGGCCGAGGCGCCGTTTCGGGAAGGACTGGCGGTCTATGAAGCAGGCGTGGGCGCGGACAGTCCCGATCTGCTGGACACCCTGACCGGCTATGCCGCCGTACTGGACCGGCTGGGCCGGGCGCCGGAGGCGGAGGCCCAGTACCAGCGCGCGCGCGCCATCGCCGCGGCCCACCTGCCCCCCGCCCACGCCACCGCGCTGTCCGGCGCCGAGCAGTACGCCGGCTTCCTGATCAACCGCGCCCGCTCGGATGAGGCGCTGGTGCTGGTCCGTGGGGGACTGAGCGATCTGCTGGGCCAGCAGGCCCGCGGTCGTGACTGGCGCACCCGCGTGCGCGGGGCCCGCCCCCTGTTCGCCCGCCAGGTCGAGGCCGCCTGGACCCTGGCCGCCGCGTCGGACTGA
- a CDS encoding VOC family protein yields MAVTGIGGFFFRSKDPEALAAWYLEHLGVGAPPGVYVWDQQAGPTVFAPFKADSDYFAADKAFMLNLRVDDLDGLLASLRAAGVEIITKDEWDATPEMGRFARIHDPEGNAIELWQPPAN; encoded by the coding sequence ATGGCGGTTACCGGCATCGGCGGCTTCTTCTTCCGCTCGAAAGATCCCGAGGCCCTGGCGGCCTGGTATCTCGAGCATCTGGGCGTCGGTGCGCCTCCGGGCGTCTACGTCTGGGACCAACAGGCCGGGCCGACGGTCTTCGCCCCCTTCAAGGCTGACAGCGACTATTTCGCCGCCGACAAGGCCTTCATGCTGAACCTGCGGGTCGATGATCTGGATGGCCTGTTGGCGTCATTGCGTGCGGCGGGCGTTGAGATCATCACCAAGGACGAATGGGACGCGACGCCCGAGATGGGTCGTTTCGCCCGCATTCATGACCCCGAAGGCAACGCTATTGAGCTGTGGCAGCCGCCGGCGAACTGA
- the pgi gene encoding glucose-6-phosphate isomerase — MNARNQALDLLRAVARKDAGARIVHHFATDPGRIDRMSVDAAGLYLDLSKQSWSAEGFEAALDVARACDVEGRRNALFGGEAVNNTEGRAVLHPALRAAEGADFHALGEAVSKEVDETRDAMAQYAADIRSGAETGGTKQPFTAIVHIGIGGSDLGPRLLWDALKPLEPAIDLRFVANIDPRDMAEALAGLEPETTLVVVVSKTFTTQETLANAELAKAWLAESLSPRRMIRHLIGVTAAPDKARDWGCGRTFGFRDWVGGRYSLWSAVSLSVAVALGWDVFERVLAGARAMDDHFAEADLEKNAPVLLALAQVFNIEGLDRHARTVAPYAHGLRRLPAFLQQLEMESNGKRVKRDGTPVDTATGPIVFGEPGTNGQHAFFQQIHQGPTVVPAEFVVVGHTSATAMDDREGDAPLWSNALAQAQALMVGKTEKDARAELIAAGASEAEADRLAPHKTFPGDRPSSTILMDALTPEAVGALLALYEHKTFVEGVIWDINSFDQWGVELGKVLAKTILKDVEAGEPSAGLDPSTAELMKRLMV; from the coding sequence ATGAACGCCCGCAATCAAGCCCTCGACCTTCTCCGCGCCGTGGCGCGCAAGGACGCGGGGGCGCGCATCGTCCACCATTTCGCCACCGACCCGGGCCGGATCGACCGGATGAGTGTGGATGCGGCGGGCCTGTATCTGGACCTGTCGAAGCAGTCCTGGAGCGCCGAGGGCTTCGAGGCCGCGCTGGATGTCGCCCGCGCCTGTGACGTCGAGGGTCGCCGCAACGCCCTGTTCGGCGGCGAGGCCGTGAACAACACCGAGGGCCGGGCCGTCCTGCACCCCGCCCTGCGCGCCGCCGAAGGGGCCGACTTCCACGCCCTGGGCGAAGCTGTGTCGAAGGAGGTCGACGAGACCCGTGACGCCATGGCGCAATATGCCGCCGACATCCGCTCGGGCGCCGAAACCGGCGGGACCAAGCAACCCTTCACGGCCATCGTCCACATCGGGATCGGCGGATCGGATCTGGGGCCGCGCCTGCTGTGGGATGCGCTGAAGCCGCTGGAACCGGCGATCGACCTGCGCTTCGTGGCCAATATCGATCCTCGCGACATGGCCGAGGCGCTGGCGGGGCTGGAGCCCGAAACGACGCTGGTGGTGGTCGTCTCCAAGACCTTCACCACGCAGGAGACCCTGGCCAACGCCGAACTGGCCAAGGCCTGGTTGGCCGAAAGCCTGTCACCGCGCCGGATGATCCGCCACCTGATCGGCGTCACCGCCGCGCCGGACAAGGCCAGGGACTGGGGCTGTGGTCGCACCTTCGGCTTCCGCGACTGGGTCGGCGGTCGCTATTCGCTGTGGTCGGCGGTCTCCCTATCGGTCGCAGTGGCGCTTGGCTGGGATGTGTTCGAGCGGGTGCTGGCCGGCGCCCGCGCGATGGACGACCATTTCGCCGAGGCAGATCTGGAGAAGAACGCACCGGTGCTGCTGGCGCTGGCGCAGGTCTTCAACATCGAGGGGTTGGATCGCCACGCCCGCACCGTCGCCCCCTACGCCCACGGCCTGCGCCGCCTGCCTGCCTTCCTGCAGCAGCTGGAGATGGAGTCAAACGGCAAACGGGTGAAGCGCGACGGCACGCCCGTCGACACCGCCACCGGCCCCATCGTGTTCGGTGAACCGGGCACCAACGGCCAGCACGCCTTCTTCCAGCAGATCCATCAGGGGCCGACCGTGGTTCCCGCCGAATTCGTGGTCGTCGGCCATACGTCGGCGACTGCGATGGACGACCGCGAGGGCGACGCGCCTCTGTGGTCCAACGCGCTGGCGCAAGCGCAGGCCCTGATGGTCGGCAAGACGGAGAAGGACGCCCGGGCCGAATTGATCGCAGCAGGCGCGTCGGAGGCCGAGGCGGACCGTCTGGCCCCGCACAAGACCTTCCCCGGCGACCGCCCGTCCTCCACCATCCTGATGGACGCCTTGACCCCCGAAGCCGTCGGCGCCCTTCTGGCCCTTTATGAGCACAAGACCTTCGTCGAAGGTGTGATCTGGGACATCAACAGCTTCGACCAATGGGGTGTCGAACTGGGCAAGGTTCTGGCCAAGACCATCCTGAAGGACGTCGAGGCGGGTGAGCCGTCAGCCGGCCTCGACCCGTCGACGGCGGAGTTGATGAAGCGACTGATGGTTTGA
- a CDS encoding thioredoxin family protein encodes MPGQAAPAFTLIDSEGAPRSLADFRGKIVVLEWTNEGCPYVQKHYSGAMQALQREAAEDGIVWLSVISSAPGTQGHVEGESARSWKTRTKANATHLLLDPTGQVGRAYGAKTTPDMRIIDREGRLVFVGGIDDKPTNDVADLQGATNFVRAALDDVMSDRPVRTAFATPYGCSVKYADEA; translated from the coding sequence ATGCCCGGTCAGGCCGCTCCGGCCTTCACCCTGATCGATTCAGAAGGCGCCCCCCGCTCGCTGGCGGACTTCCGGGGCAAGATCGTGGTTCTGGAATGGACCAACGAAGGCTGTCCCTACGTCCAGAAGCACTATTCGGGCGCCATGCAGGCGCTTCAGAGGGAAGCGGCTGAAGACGGCATTGTCTGGCTGAGTGTCATCTCGTCAGCGCCCGGTACGCAGGGCCATGTCGAAGGCGAAAGCGCACGAAGCTGGAAAACCCGCACCAAGGCGAATGCAACCCACCTTTTGCTGGACCCGACAGGTCAGGTCGGCCGCGCTTACGGCGCCAAGACCACGCCGGACATGCGGATCATCGACCGGGAAGGACGGCTGGTCTTCGTCGGCGGCATTGATGACAAGCCCACCAATGACGTGGCCGACCTGCAAGGCGCGACGAATTTCGTCCGCGCGGCGCTGGATGACGTGATGTCGGACCGCCCTGTGCGGACCGCCTTCGCGACTCCTTACGGATGCTCGGTAAAGTACGCGGACGAGGCGTAG